The DNA segment GCAAGCGGATCCTCAAGATTCACATCAAGGAATACGCCAAGAAGAACCGCTTCGGCTACAAGCTCGGCGAGGGCGAGATCGACTGGCCGGCCGTCAAGCAGGCCCTCACCGACGTCGGCTACGACGGCTGGATCACGGCCGAGGTCGGGCTCGGGGACCTGGAGACGATGAAGGACGTCGTGGCCCGGATGGACAAATTGCTGTTCAGTTGAACCGTACTTTCGGGTAGGTTCCCGGTCGCGTCGAGCGACCGGAACGGCTTCACCCGGAGGCACGGACGAACCATGCGGCAATTCGTCGGCACCAGCGGCTATTCCTACAAGGAATGGAAGGGGTCCTTTTACCCCAAGCCTTTCTCGGACAAGAAGATGCTCCCCTACTACGGGGAGCGGTTTTCGACAGTCGAAATTAACTACACATTCCGTCAGATCCCTACGCTCTCGATCGTTGGAAACTGGGCGGCCGCTGTCCCGGAAAACTTCAGGTTCGTTATGAAGGCTCCGGAAGAGATCACGCACAGGAAACGGCTCGAGGGTGTGGGGGACCTGATGGCCCGGCTGACCGAAGCTATCGGGCCCCTGGGTGATCGTCTTGGTCCGATCTTCTTCCAGCTCCCTCCGCACGCCAAAAAGGACGCTCCCCGGCTTCGGGCGTTCCTCGAAACCTGCCCTGCCGGACTGCGGATGGCCTTCGAGTTCCGCCACGCGTCCTGGTTCGACGATGAGGTCTTCGACGCCCTCCGCGACCACAACTCCGCCCTTTGCATCGCGGACGCCGACGACAAACTGCAAGTCCCGTTCGAGCCCACCGCCGACTGGGGCTACCTTCGCCTTCGACGTCCCGACTACGACGACGCGGCCCTGAGAACCTGGGGTGACCGCGTCAGCGAACAGAGCTGGGATGAGACGTTCGTCTTCTTCAAGCATGAGGAAGAAGGGAAGGGACCGAGGATGGCGACGCGGTATCTTGAGCTCTGGGCGTAAGCTCCTATACGGTCTCACCTCGAAGATCCGCTCTGGACTTCCGAGAAAAAGGACGTGATCGCCCGGATGGACAAACTTCTGTTCAATTGAACCGTCGTCCGGGAGAGGCTTCGGGGGCGTCGACCGACCAGAACGGACTCCCCCGAGGCCCGGACAAGCCATGCGGCCTCTCATGTAGGATTTCACGCCTCACTGATTGCCTCGGCCCGCCCTGATCTCGTACGATCTCCGCACGACCTAAATACATTTCCGAAATCGTCGTCGACGATTCGGTCGGGAGGGCGTGATGACGTCACCGGACGATGGGATCAAGACGGGCTTGGCGAACGAAGCGGGTACGGGTCGGAAGCGTGGCAACGGCGCGGCGACAGTCGTGTTGCTGGCCGTGATCGCCGTGGCCGGAATCGTGATCTATCGGAACATACCCGATCGTCCCTGGTTTCCGGCGACGCCGACGCCGGAAACCGCCTCGGCCGCCCCGCCGCCGAAGCCCATCCCGGTTTCGCCCAATGCGCCGGACCCAGCCGACGTGACGAGCCTGATCTCGATTTCGAAGGCGCGGGACGGCCGCGCGACCGTTGAGTTGGCCCGGCCCGTCGCCCCCCGCGACGTGTCCAAAATCGCCGGCACGGACCAGGATCTCCTCTTCCGCGAGTTCGCCCGCCAGGCCGTGCTGATCGCCGCCCGCGACGAGCGCGGAGCCGCCACGCGCGACGAGCTGCTCGACGACGCTCCGCCGACCGCCGAGGCCGTCGCACAGGTCGGCACGCTCTTCCGGACCAACGTCCAGAGCAGACTGCTGATCCGTCCCGTCGCCGCGGGCAAGGTCGACGAGCAGACCGAACCGCTGACGGTCGGAGATCTCGACCCCAAGAAGGTCTCCGGCGAGGCTGAACCGGAGCTGGTTCTGACCGAGAAGCTGTCGCGCACATCGATCCCGGAAACCCTCGACCGTCTGGGCCTGAAGGGCGAGCCGAACGCCTACCGGGCCGACGCCTCTGTTCCGAACGGAGTGGAGGAGAAGCTCGGCTCGCTCGGGCTGGTCGACCTCGTGCGAGCGATCCGTGAGGTCCACGCCGCGATCCGGACCGATGGCGAGTCACCCGCGCGGCTCGGCGCCCTGGTCCGGGGCTACGCCACGCTCGGCGCCCTGACGACCCACCACTGGAGCGCGGCTCACCGTGCATTTGAGGCGCGTTCGCTGCTTTACGCCCAACGGCTTGTGGCGAAGGAA comes from the Paludisphaera rhizosphaerae genome and includes:
- a CDS encoding DUF72 domain-containing protein, translated to MRQFVGTSGYSYKEWKGSFYPKPFSDKKMLPYYGERFSTVEINYTFRQIPTLSIVGNWAAAVPENFRFVMKAPEEITHRKRLEGVGDLMARLTEAIGPLGDRLGPIFFQLPPHAKKDAPRLRAFLETCPAGLRMAFEFRHASWFDDEVFDALRDHNSALCIADADDKLQVPFEPTADWGYLRLRRPDYDDAALRTWGDRVSEQSWDETFVFFKHEEEGKGPRMATRYLELWA